A window of Bradyrhizobium sp. AZCC 1610 contains these coding sequences:
- a CDS encoding tail protein X has translation MSTYITKRFDRLDRICYERYGSTANQIVEWVFEQNPGVEEHGILLPMGITINLPDAPRALTQPPVLKQVFLWDVE, from the coding sequence ATGTCGACATACATCACCAAGCGTTTCGATCGGCTCGATCGCATCTGCTACGAGAGGTACGGATCGACGGCCAACCAGATCGTCGAATGGGTCTTCGAGCAGAACCCTGGCGTCGAGGAACACGGCATCCTGCTGCCGATGGGCATCACCATCAACCTGCCGGACGCCCCGCGGGCGCTCACGCAGCCCCCGGTGCTCAAGCAGGTCTTCCTCTGGGACGTCGAATAA
- a CDS encoding phage tail assembly protein produces the protein MSSEQVFNLAHPFEHRGATYVEFKARRPKVRDLRNFIKNVDRDSVAAMEKVLADLMEVDEKIIAEIDILDFAPMKKWFEGFLKAMQDDSNDS, from the coding sequence ATGTCGTCTGAACAAGTTTTCAATCTCGCCCATCCCTTCGAGCACCGCGGTGCGACGTACGTCGAGTTCAAGGCCCGCCGGCCCAAGGTCCGAGACCTCCGCAACTTCATCAAGAACGTCGACCGGGACAGCGTCGCGGCGATGGAGAAGGTCCTGGCCGATCTCATGGAGGTCGACGAGAAGATCATCGCCGAAATCGACATCCTGGACTTCGCGCCCATGAAGAAGTGGTTCGAAGGTTTTTTGAAAGCAATGCAGGACGACTCGAACGACTCCTAA
- a CDS encoding phage tail tape measure protein, with translation MSTEQEILDLKLRLSAEEREMQPIKRWMRDLDRMAAQAKKFANVKLHTNFIDEATRRKIMGANAVVDTLSRSMMDTARAAKTAGKLTANYYGQLTSDIQHEVDKLNNATSKKQRKDQEVKLRRLIKYADAVAAVYNSSAERREQIETSLRERIAKVDDAAEADRLKKHKRTEDEIIRSRHRTQREIARGLKDTYGHAVGFGRGAAMYGAVGAAATGYAAKSAMTTRMRTDTAEVNLQTFGQMSKAQVQEMRKSWGDASAIKYGLDPEKMIDAFTEVIKAGIPESKAKAVTETILNSAAGLDLDIKNTTKYAARVATLTQDMKNLDPEKLKSIMNASAVAARESGADANEIIAANRRASGVFATSKMSPEQLSAFTAAGISAEMPSGKTGTFLGFMVNELAGAKNARGQRGRDLGAAANLLGFGSKDRMAKSMADDPAEALMQIFNKLGDMPEQKVAKITNLIGMREWRDELGTFVEIRDDVGRILKEIGNPKNKNFAEEAAQANIRSLKGRWKSLVTSFKLLWEQIGKGLEPTFGEIATFLTEWTAKLDKDLFRRNVEAIFKGFVEGLGFNNWTELMRSAFGDPGKMKDYAVTFGEFAKGFGQGIKVVAETISTIFVGLAKAFGVNSADPAAMGKFVAEFLGFAIALKFIAPVVGVLVTIGTVITNIAKALGAKKLAEWALPKIPGVATRLAPGVLGPLGAMGLIGDGRETNSADKVKGITDAIKEEREKKKKLMDAGKGDGRADPLFTPTSYLGDKLDTLGAKIERASFMGGLTDFSSRNRTGGGGIQYAVNTAGGSGGGSGGGLGPSKLVSGIGTPDALFKSTPGGALPNFGVGSGGIIKRDKIPSFSGGGGSAVSDAGLSRSKFEQMFAGTGLAGSYDQVVAQAKANGISPALLAGVMAHETGKGKVLSGNNPGGIMDPATGHMKKMQFSDINSGIAKTASVVAKNFNRAGGDLDAMGQKYAPVGAANDPNGLNAGWANGVRKHMGSLSEGSVGGAGGGIGSIGKGDAVGIASQYKGLNEYSDTQKLAAFLGADPRGKSNAWCAKFVNKSLAEAGGQGTGSAVANSFQRWGTGVADHNAVQRNDVLVQTKGLGPDQTGGHVGFATGKTRMHNGKLQLQMLGGNQGDSVSEQWVDSNSNLMVRRGQNLTSQVPSPADTIKNVPTPPAPMSGGPGGSGWGGQATIHINGNSHDPEALAALVQRRVDESMQWRTHDTESEYT, from the coding sequence ATGTCGACTGAACAGGAAATTCTCGATCTTAAGCTGAGGCTCTCAGCTGAAGAACGCGAGATGCAGCCCATCAAGCGCTGGATGCGGGATTTGGACCGCATGGCTGCGCAGGCGAAGAAGTTCGCCAACGTCAAGCTCCACACCAATTTCATCGACGAAGCGACGCGCCGCAAGATCATGGGCGCGAACGCAGTCGTCGACACTCTGTCCCGCTCGATGATGGACACGGCCCGCGCTGCGAAGACGGCAGGAAAGTTGACGGCCAACTATTATGGACAACTGACCAGCGACATCCAGCACGAAGTCGATAAGCTAAACAACGCCACGTCGAAGAAGCAGAGGAAGGATCAGGAAGTCAAACTGCGTCGCTTGATCAAGTATGCTGATGCTGTGGCGGCTGTTTACAACTCGTCTGCCGAAAGGCGTGAGCAGATCGAGACCTCGCTTCGGGAGCGCATCGCCAAAGTCGATGACGCTGCTGAGGCCGACAGGCTGAAGAAGCACAAAAGGACCGAGGATGAAATCATCCGGTCCAGGCATCGGACCCAGCGTGAGATCGCCCGCGGTCTGAAGGACACGTATGGCCACGCCGTTGGCTTCGGCCGGGGCGCTGCCATGTACGGCGCTGTAGGCGCTGCAGCTACCGGTTATGCGGCCAAGTCCGCGATGACGACCCGCATGCGGACCGATACCGCTGAAGTCAATCTCCAGACGTTCGGTCAGATGTCGAAGGCTCAGGTCCAGGAGATGCGCAAGTCCTGGGGCGACGCATCCGCGATCAAGTACGGTCTCGATCCGGAGAAGATGATCGACGCTTTCACGGAAGTCATCAAGGCCGGTATCCCGGAGAGCAAGGCGAAAGCGGTAACCGAGACGATCTTGAACTCGGCTGCCGGTCTCGACCTGGACATCAAGAACACCACCAAATACGCGGCTCGCGTCGCCACCCTGACCCAGGACATGAAGAACCTGGATCCGGAGAAGCTGAAGAGCATCATGAATGCGTCGGCGGTCGCTGCCCGAGAGTCGGGCGCGGACGCGAACGAAATCATCGCCGCCAACCGGCGGGCATCTGGCGTCTTCGCAACGTCGAAGATGAGCCCCGAGCAGCTGAGCGCATTCACCGCGGCCGGCATCTCGGCCGAAATGCCGTCAGGCAAGACCGGTACGTTCCTTGGCTTCATGGTCAACGAATTGGCCGGCGCCAAGAACGCCCGCGGACAGCGGGGACGGGATCTTGGTGCTGCGGCTAACCTCCTTGGCTTTGGCAGCAAGGACAGGATGGCCAAGTCGATGGCGGATGACCCGGCCGAAGCTCTCATGCAGATCTTCAACAAGCTCGGCGACATGCCGGAGCAGAAGGTCGCCAAGATCACCAACCTGATCGGTATGCGTGAATGGCGAGATGAGCTTGGTACGTTCGTCGAAATCAGGGACGACGTCGGCCGCATCCTTAAGGAAATCGGCAACCCGAAGAACAAAAACTTCGCCGAAGAGGCCGCCCAGGCGAATATCAGGTCCTTAAAGGGGCGATGGAAGTCGCTGGTCACGTCGTTCAAGCTCCTCTGGGAGCAGATCGGCAAGGGCCTTGAGCCCACGTTCGGCGAGATCGCGACCTTCCTGACGGAGTGGACCGCAAAGCTCGACAAGGACCTTTTCAGGCGGAACGTCGAGGCGATCTTCAAGGGGTTCGTCGAGGGCCTTGGCTTCAATAACTGGACCGAGCTGATGCGCTCCGCATTCGGCGATCCAGGGAAGATGAAGGACTACGCGGTCACGTTCGGCGAGTTCGCAAAGGGCTTTGGTCAAGGTATCAAGGTCGTCGCTGAAACGATCAGCACGATCTTCGTTGGTCTCGCCAAGGCGTTCGGCGTCAATTCGGCTGACCCGGCAGCGATGGGCAAATTCGTAGCCGAGTTCCTCGGCTTTGCGATTGCCCTGAAGTTCATTGCCCCTGTCGTTGGTGTGCTTGTCACGATCGGCACCGTCATCACGAACATCGCGAAGGCGCTAGGTGCGAAAAAGCTTGCGGAATGGGCCTTGCCTAAGATCCCTGGCGTGGCTACGCGCTTAGCTCCAGGAGTTCTCGGACCTCTCGGTGCGATGGGCTTGATCGGCGACGGTCGGGAAACCAACAGCGCCGACAAGGTCAAGGGGATCACCGATGCCATCAAGGAAGAGAGGGAAAAGAAGAAGAAGCTGATGGATGCCGGCAAGGGCGACGGTCGCGCAGACCCGCTCTTCACGCCGACGAGCTATCTCGGCGACAAACTGGACACGCTGGGAGCGAAGATCGAGCGAGCCTCCTTCATGGGAGGTCTCACCGACTTCAGCTCTCGCAACCGCACTGGTGGCGGGGGCATCCAATACGCTGTCAACACCGCTGGTGGATCCGGCGGTGGCAGCGGTGGCGGCCTCGGTCCGTCGAAGCTGGTCAGCGGCATCGGCACCCCAGATGCGTTGTTCAAGAGCACGCCTGGCGGCGCGCTTCCCAACTTCGGTGTTGGCAGCGGCGGCATCATCAAGCGCGACAAGATCCCGTCGTTCAGCGGCGGAGGTGGAAGCGCAGTGAGCGATGCTGGCCTCAGCCGGTCGAAGTTCGAGCAGATGTTTGCTGGAACTGGACTGGCTGGCAGCTACGACCAGGTGGTCGCGCAGGCGAAGGCCAACGGCATCTCTCCTGCGCTACTTGCCGGCGTCATGGCGCATGAGACCGGCAAGGGCAAGGTGCTCTCGGGCAACAACCCGGGCGGCATCATGGACCCGGCCACCGGCCACATGAAGAAGATGCAGTTCTCCGACATCAACTCCGGCATCGCCAAGACGGCTTCAGTCGTCGCCAAGAACTTCAACAGGGCAGGCGGCGATCTCGACGCCATGGGTCAGAAGTATGCTCCGGTCGGAGCAGCCAACGATCCCAACGGCCTGAATGCCGGATGGGCGAACGGTGTGCGCAAGCACATGGGCAGCCTGTCTGAGGGTTCAGTTGGAGGCGCTGGTGGCGGCATCGGATCAATCGGCAAGGGTGACGCGGTAGGTATCGCCTCTCAGTACAAGGGACTGAACGAGTACAGCGATACCCAAAAGCTCGCTGCATTCCTCGGCGCCGATCCTCGCGGAAAGTCGAACGCCTGGTGCGCAAAGTTCGTCAACAAATCGCTGGCCGAGGCTGGCGGTCAGGGGACGGGCAGCGCGGTGGCGAACAGCTTCCAGCGCTGGGGCACTGGTGTTGCCGACCACAACGCGGTCCAGCGCAACGACGTCCTGGTTCAAACCAAGGGTCTCGGTCCTGACCAGACCGGCGGTCACGTTGGTTTCGCCACAGGCAAGACGCGAATGCACAATGGCAAGCTTCAGCTGCAAATGCTGGGCGGCAACCAGGGTGACAGCGTCTCCGAGCAGTGGGTCGACTCCAACAGCAACCTGATGGTTCGCCGCGGTCAAAACCTGACCAGCCAGGTGCCGTCGCCGGCCGACACGATCAAGAACGTACCTACGCCCCCGGCTCCCATGTCGGGCGGTCCAGGTGGTTCTGGTTGGGGTGGACAAGCGACCATCCACATCAACGGCAACAGCCACGATCCAGAAGCTCTCGCAGCGCTGGTCCAGCGTCGCGTTGACGAGTCGATGCAGTGGCGAACCCACGATACCGAGTCCGAATACACATGA
- a CDS encoding nucleoside 2-deoxyribosyltransferase, giving the protein MLVYLAGPISGLNFEGATDWRQYAKTELSQFGIKALSPLREQDHLKSVGIFTDCAKETERLKSPMSMPRGLAVRDRWDAMRCDVLLVNLLGATKVSIGTVLELAWADAKGIPIVVAMEADGSNPHEHAMVNQIIGFRVETLWDAIDVTRQLLAA; this is encoded by the coding sequence ATGCTCGTCTACCTCGCCGGTCCGATCTCGGGCCTCAACTTCGAAGGCGCCACGGACTGGCGGCAGTACGCAAAAACGGAGCTGTCGCAGTTCGGGATCAAGGCTCTGTCGCCGCTACGCGAACAGGATCACCTGAAATCGGTTGGCATCTTCACGGACTGCGCGAAGGAGACCGAGCGCCTGAAGTCCCCAATGTCGATGCCCCGCGGCCTGGCCGTGCGGGATCGCTGGGACGCCATGCGCTGCGATGTACTGCTGGTGAACCTGCTGGGCGCCACCAAGGTCTCGATCGGCACGGTGCTGGAGCTGGCCTGGGCTGACGCCAAGGGCATCCCGATCGTCGTGGCGATGGAGGCGGACGGGTCCAATCCGCACGAGCACGCGATGGTCAACCAGATCATCGGCTTCCGCGTCGAGACGCTGTGGGACGCGATCGACGTCACGCGGCAGCTGCTGGCTGCCTGA
- a CDS encoding argonaute/piwi family protein, whose protein sequence is MIFKSHVFDEPLLEFGDGGQHCDPRQGMREFGPLQPRSGDVVRVGVIGTEDTVGGFTEFLAETARGIESGNKQLINLNPDFPGLGNQNPFRCKFEVPDGATSTLSRRQVNEIREIGRHDQAVRHAVELIASQLSAITESSAKPDVIVLALPVPLIEKLVNAKSEEQLEGTEEEDDSDDTLNFRDLLKAKTLHLDVPTQIVWPDTWDDAAKIPRKVKRESNRQTQVKATRAWNLLNALFYKAGKVPWRLLPDQAEYRSSFLGIGFYRDLDGQQLWTSTAQMFDERGRGLILRGARAQTETKGRHPYLTATDAEELVAQSITAYKAHHRHVPARVVVLKTSRFRPEEAEGIEAALKKFGIEMADLLWVQESSPIAVFRDGNYPVLRGTFVDLNGKGLLYTRGSVPYYGTYPGLRVPRPLLLVPHDNTDSTILTLAKDVLALTKVNWNTTQFDQKLPAPIKAAREVGRILKHIEFGRAVSPDFRKYT, encoded by the coding sequence ATGATCTTCAAATCGCATGTCTTCGATGAGCCGTTGCTGGAATTTGGCGACGGCGGTCAGCACTGTGATCCCCGGCAGGGGATGCGGGAGTTTGGCCCGCTTCAGCCTCGATCCGGCGACGTCGTGCGCGTTGGCGTGATCGGGACGGAAGACACCGTCGGAGGGTTCACCGAGTTTTTGGCTGAGACCGCGCGTGGCATCGAGAGCGGGAACAAGCAGCTCATCAATCTCAACCCAGACTTTCCGGGCCTGGGAAATCAGAATCCCTTCCGCTGCAAATTTGAGGTGCCGGACGGGGCGACATCGACGCTCTCGCGGCGGCAGGTCAATGAGATCAGGGAGATTGGCCGTCACGATCAAGCGGTCCGGCACGCTGTCGAGCTGATCGCATCCCAGCTCTCGGCGATTACTGAAAGCAGCGCTAAACCAGACGTGATCGTCCTGGCGCTGCCGGTGCCCCTCATCGAGAAGCTCGTGAACGCCAAGAGCGAGGAGCAGCTCGAAGGCACGGAGGAGGAGGATGACAGCGACGACACGCTGAACTTCCGTGACCTTCTCAAGGCCAAGACGTTGCACCTTGATGTTCCGACGCAGATTGTCTGGCCTGACACGTGGGATGATGCCGCAAAGATTCCGAGAAAGGTAAAGCGAGAGAGCAATCGTCAGACGCAGGTAAAGGCCACGCGTGCGTGGAATCTGCTCAACGCGCTATTTTACAAAGCGGGCAAGGTGCCCTGGCGTCTTTTGCCCGATCAGGCCGAATACCGGTCGAGCTTCCTTGGAATCGGCTTCTATCGTGATCTCGACGGGCAACAGTTATGGACCAGCACGGCACAGATGTTCGATGAGCGCGGCAGAGGCCTCATTCTGCGCGGAGCCCGCGCGCAGACGGAAACCAAGGGACGCCACCCGTATCTCACAGCCACGGATGCAGAGGAGTTGGTTGCGCAATCAATCACGGCATACAAGGCGCACCATCGGCACGTCCCAGCCCGGGTCGTTGTTCTCAAGACCTCGCGCTTCCGACCTGAAGAGGCGGAAGGCATCGAAGCAGCTCTCAAAAAGTTTGGCATCGAGATGGCCGATCTGCTTTGGGTGCAGGAAAGCTCGCCGATCGCTGTGTTCCGGGACGGCAATTATCCGGTCCTTCGCGGCACATTTGTCGACCTAAATGGAAAGGGACTGCTCTATACGCGCGGCAGTGTTCCCTATTACGGAACTTATCCGGGGCTGCGCGTTCCTCGTCCGTTATTGCTCGTGCCGCATGACAACACCGACAGCACGATCCTCACGCTGGCGAAGGATGTTCTGGCGCTCACCAAGGTGAACTGGAACACAACGCAGTTTGATCAAAAGCTTCCCGCTCCGATCAAGGCGGCGCGCGAGGTCGGGCGCATTCTCAAACACATCGAATTCGGAAGAGCGGTATCTCCGGATTTCCGGAAGTATACATAG
- a CDS encoding phage late control D family protein — translation MPTGYTPIYRIEKGGINITDRFNDRCTQIKIDLQAGNGESDQCTITLDDRDWAISRPFPGETIGIWLGYEELGLAYMGTFNINDVLFNGMPRTIMLIGRSSGLNDLQKAPTVREFDNQSIGSILNKMASQTGLQAAIGGELAGITIPFKNQITSNYHMIHELERMYGAVAKVVDGKLMFVKRDGRTTAAGTELPTIILNPQHFGTWSVKHSSRPTAGSVQASWWDDKDMVRRWVEHAGGGTDSGGEVFGGPMQLGGIFNSAEEALAGAKSKMEALRRAEMTGRFDLAKGDPWIRDQLGILVTGMRDGIDGGYIVDKATHTFIRSTGIKTTLECKASGPGDNLAEASKEFWQPIGNETVGDLLARGGVPSNVIEISPM, via the coding sequence GTGCCGACTGGTTACACCCCGATCTACCGCATCGAGAAGGGCGGTATCAACATCACCGACCGCTTCAACGATCGGTGTACCCAAATCAAGATCGATCTGCAGGCCGGCAACGGCGAGTCCGATCAATGCACGATCACTCTCGACGATCGAGACTGGGCGATCTCCCGGCCGTTTCCTGGCGAGACCATCGGCATCTGGCTGGGCTACGAGGAACTCGGCCTTGCTTACATGGGCACGTTCAACATCAATGACGTGCTGTTCAACGGTATGCCTCGCACGATCATGCTGATTGGCCGGTCGTCTGGCCTTAACGACTTGCAGAAGGCGCCCACCGTCAGGGAGTTCGACAACCAGTCGATCGGCAGCATTCTGAACAAAATGGCGTCGCAGACCGGACTTCAGGCTGCGATCGGCGGGGAGCTGGCCGGCATCACCATCCCGTTCAAGAACCAGATCACCAGCAACTACCACATGATCCACGAGCTGGAGCGCATGTACGGGGCGGTTGCCAAGGTCGTCGACGGCAAGCTGATGTTCGTCAAGCGCGACGGACGCACCACGGCAGCCGGAACAGAGCTGCCGACGATCATCCTCAATCCCCAGCACTTCGGCACCTGGAGCGTCAAGCACAGCAGCCGACCGACCGCCGGCTCAGTGCAGGCGTCCTGGTGGGACGACAAGGACATGGTTCGCCGATGGGTCGAGCACGCGGGTGGCGGGACGGACTCGGGCGGAGAGGTCTTCGGTGGACCAATGCAACTCGGCGGGATCTTCAACTCAGCCGAGGAAGCGCTCGCCGGAGCGAAATCAAAAATGGAAGCGCTAAGGCGGGCCGAAATGACGGGCCGCTTCGATCTCGCCAAGGGCGATCCTTGGATCAGAGATCAGCTGGGGATCCTGGTGACCGGAATGAGAGATGGCATCGACGGTGGCTACATCGTCGACAAAGCCACCCACACGTTCATCAGAAGCACCGGCATCAAGACGACGCTGGAATGCAAGGCGTCGGGTCCAGGAGACAACCTCGCTGAAGCCAGCAAGGAGTTCTGGCAGCCCATCGGCAACGAGACCGTTGGCGATCTTCTGGCTCGCGGTGGCGTGCCGAGCAACGTCATCGAAATTTCTCCTATGTAA
- a CDS encoding phage tail protein, which produces MAFVLMGLGSLSPVADDDGVILFYIPQPRQDTPGFETLQRDAQYTWASADRLSRDPAMQFVGPGEENIVVEGKMYPYHFGGLSTIKKLQDAGRAGKPHVLARFYPLDNNAYGAENLGNFVIKRVRTVESKIGAVGIAHKIDFTLELTRYGDDVQAAPAPNSGWSGRT; this is translated from the coding sequence ATGGCCTTTGTGCTTATGGGACTAGGCTCCCTGTCTCCAGTAGCAGACGACGACGGCGTAATCCTCTTCTACATCCCTCAGCCCAGGCAGGACACTCCAGGCTTCGAGACGCTGCAGCGTGATGCGCAATATACCTGGGCCTCCGCCGATCGCCTGTCGCGCGATCCTGCGATGCAGTTCGTGGGGCCTGGCGAGGAAAACATCGTCGTCGAAGGGAAGATGTATCCCTACCACTTCGGCGGCCTATCCACCATCAAGAAGCTTCAGGATGCCGGTCGCGCAGGCAAGCCGCACGTTCTGGCTCGCTTCTATCCCCTGGATAACAATGCGTACGGCGCGGAGAACCTGGGAAATTTTGTCATCAAACGAGTGCGCACCGTGGAGTCGAAGATCGGCGCTGTTGGCATCGCTCACAAGATCGACTTCACCCTTGAGCTAACCCGCTACGGCGACGACGTGCAGGCTGCTCCGGCACCGAATTCCGGTTGGTCTGGGAGAACGTAA
- a CDS encoding N-acetylmuramidase domain-containing protein, with protein sequence MFSQEIIDAIRAAARANDWPESALLAVVECETSGKPFEQDGHTPALLFERHKFYSEMKKHEPSKLSAAIKAGLAIPKWSKKTQYKDQGTSAGRLAVIAKARAIDEEVANRAASWGLGQTMGFNAERLHYPNATEMVAELSKGIDEQIEAMVREIKTSKLDRYLKAKDFTSFARGYNGPGFAQNNYDSRMRKADGVWARRIENPEFVAKPGKTVTVVYQTRLKELGYAIGKIDGDWGDLTTGATSAFQRKWGLKVTGHPNDETTKQFDKLDASDKREVSNERAEATVDDLRAAGSQTVKAADKGSLVSKIMVGTGLVGGAEQTGILDQAKEAVSHVETAKSVLDSVKDLAVGLAPYWWVGVIVVGFITWRLYGDVIKRRLHDHQSGVHLG encoded by the coding sequence ATGTTCAGTCAAGAAATCATCGACGCCATCCGGGCGGCGGCGAGGGCTAACGATTGGCCTGAGTCCGCGCTGCTTGCGGTGGTCGAGTGTGAAACGTCGGGCAAGCCGTTCGAACAGGACGGCCACACGCCCGCGCTGCTCTTCGAGCGGCACAAATTCTACTCGGAGATGAAGAAGCACGAGCCGAGCAAGCTGAGCGCTGCGATCAAGGCCGGCCTCGCCATCCCGAAGTGGAGCAAGAAAACCCAGTACAAGGACCAGGGCACCTCAGCTGGCCGCCTCGCTGTCATAGCGAAGGCACGAGCCATCGACGAGGAAGTCGCCAACAGAGCGGCGTCCTGGGGCCTTGGCCAGACCATGGGCTTCAACGCCGAGCGCCTTCACTACCCGAATGCGACCGAGATGGTCGCCGAGTTGTCGAAGGGGATCGACGAGCAGATCGAAGCCATGGTCCGCGAGATCAAGACCAGCAAGCTGGATCGATATCTCAAGGCCAAGGACTTCACCTCGTTCGCCCGCGGCTACAACGGTCCTGGCTTCGCTCAGAACAACTATGACTCGCGCATGCGCAAGGCTGATGGCGTGTGGGCGCGACGCATTGAGAACCCTGAGTTCGTTGCCAAGCCGGGCAAGACGGTCACCGTGGTCTACCAGACGCGGCTCAAGGAATTGGGCTACGCGATCGGCAAGATCGACGGCGATTGGGGCGATCTGACCACGGGCGCAACGTCCGCGTTCCAGCGGAAGTGGGGCCTGAAGGTCACCGGCCATCCGAACGACGAGACCACCAAGCAGTTCGACAAGCTCGACGCGAGCGACAAGCGCGAAGTCAGCAACGAACGTGCCGAGGCGACGGTCGACGATCTCCGCGCTGCGGGTTCCCAGACTGTCAAGGCGGCCGACAAGGGTTCGCTGGTCTCCAAGATCATGGTCGGGACCGGCCTGGTCGGTGGCGCCGAGCAGACGGGCATCCTCGATCAAGCCAAGGAGGCAGTCAGCCATGTGGAGACTGCCAAGAGCGTGCTCGACTCCGTCAAGGATCTCGCAGTTGGCCTTGCACCGTACTGGTGGGTCGGCGTGATCGTCGTCGGCTTCATCACCTGGCGGCTGTACGGCGACGTCATCAAGCGCCGGCTCCATGACCATCAGAGCGGAGTCCACCTTGGATAA
- a CDS encoding DUF4365 domain-containing protein, with protein MTKRITDSQILGELGETAIKKLVLEMQFVYDPRGRLEAGTDGIIELRDPNTGAPLGKLLGVQVKATGSSQYVRETDRSFEYLLKPDDLKYWRGSNIPVIIVVWRQSDGSAYWKDVTDCVRGEERRLKLDKDADVFDARCADRIGALTIDRRTPGVFLPPLNRGEEAIINLLRIKLPDEIFLASSPFGSGRDAIPELLKHDNTRFDWVIRKRRFVSFFDPRDYATRSIVDLDQVDAVDTQLFALNDDLDDTNDLIDLLRRTVERQTSGQLSYLRKERLFHFRATEVNKSRSYKYVANVNETSAKVVSAYANKKNPKGRGYVRHHAACFRFERLADEWFLIIDPTFYFTQDGFQPHRFPGALLAGKKRLERNAAVRGQVMMWQYLLIESGKSEAGLFDTDKPEPILDFESLPLIQLSQAVPESAWTRTDPRAKEMESRDLFEEETPA; from the coding sequence ATGACCAAGAGAATCACTGACAGCCAAATCTTGGGCGAGCTCGGCGAGACTGCCATCAAGAAGCTCGTTCTTGAAATGCAGTTCGTCTACGACCCGCGTGGTCGACTCGAAGCCGGGACGGACGGGATCATCGAGCTGCGCGATCCTAATACCGGTGCGCCGCTCGGCAAGCTGCTTGGTGTTCAGGTCAAGGCGACGGGAAGTAGCCAATACGTACGCGAGACCGATCGCAGTTTCGAATATCTGCTCAAGCCGGACGATCTCAAATATTGGCGTGGTTCCAATATCCCGGTGATCATCGTGGTATGGCGGCAATCAGACGGCTCCGCCTACTGGAAGGACGTGACCGATTGCGTAAGGGGTGAAGAGCGCCGCCTGAAGTTGGACAAGGACGCCGACGTATTCGACGCGCGCTGCGCCGATCGCATTGGCGCTCTTACCATCGATCGCCGCACGCCGGGCGTCTTTCTTCCGCCCCTTAACCGCGGTGAAGAAGCCATCATCAACCTGCTGCGTATCAAGCTGCCGGATGAGATTTTTCTTGCCTCATCGCCTTTCGGAAGCGGGCGCGACGCCATCCCTGAATTGCTGAAGCACGACAACACCCGGTTCGATTGGGTCATCCGCAAAAGGCGTTTTGTCTCGTTTTTCGATCCAAGAGACTACGCTACGCGCTCGATCGTCGACCTCGATCAGGTCGATGCGGTCGACACGCAACTGTTCGCCCTTAACGACGATCTCGACGATACGAACGACTTGATCGACCTGTTGCGTAGGACGGTCGAGAGGCAGACTTCCGGGCAGCTTTCATACTTGCGCAAAGAGAGGCTGTTTCATTTCCGAGCGACTGAGGTCAACAAGTCACGCAGCTATAAATACGTTGCCAACGTCAACGAAACCTCCGCCAAGGTGGTGAGCGCGTATGCTAACAAAAAGAACCCCAAAGGTCGGGGCTATGTGCGCCACCATGCCGCCTGCTTCCGCTTTGAGCGGCTTGCCGATGAGTGGTTTCTCATCATTGATCCGACCTTCTATTTCACGCAGGACGGGTTTCAGCCGCATCGCTTCCCGGGGGCCCTTCTGGCGGGCAAGAAGCGTCTCGAACGGAACGCCGCCGTTCGCGGCCAGGTGATGATGTGGCAGTACCTACTTATTGAGAGTGGCAAGTCAGAGGCTGGGTTGTTCGATACGGACAAGCCGGAGCCGATCCTGGACTTCGAGTCTCTGCCGCTTATTCAGCTTTCGCAGGCGGTGCCGGAATCCGCGTGGACCCGCACTGATCCGCGAGCGAAGGAAATGGAATCCCGCGACCTCTTCGAAGAGGAGACTCCGGCATGA